The genomic stretch CAAGGCCGCCCACTGAACCTGCCAGACTTCCACCAGCGGCGGGGACTGCGCGGCGCCGTGGTCTCGGCCGTTGATCTGGTCAAGGGGCTGGGACGCGCCGCCGGCATGGAGGTGGCGGACGTGCCCGGCGCCAACGGCCTCATCGACACCAATTACGAAGGCAAGGTTCAAGCCGCCCTGGAATTTCTGACACGCGGCGATTTTGTCTACGTGCACGTGGAAGCGCCGGACGAATGCGGCCACATGGGCGATGCCGACCTCAAACGCCAGTCCATCGAACTCTTCGACCAGCGCATCGTCGCGCCCGTGCTCGACGCCCTGCGCGACACGGACGCGACCATCGTCATCACCTGCGATCACTTCACGCCCGTTGTCCGGCGCACGCACACCGTGGATCCGGTCCCGTTCCTTGTCCACCGAACCAGAGTGCCCAGCCCGGACGGGCCGTCCGCCTTCACCGAGGACACGGCGGCCGCCAGCGGGCTGTTCCTGCCACATGGCGAGGATCTCATGGCCCTGGCCCTGGAGTCCGCCTCGTGACCGCGATCGACGCCAAGGACGCGCGCCCGTCTTGCTGGCTGGCGCATCGCGTCTCCTATGGCGAAACCGACGCCATGGGCGTTGTCTATTATGCCAATTATCTTCATATGTTCGAACGTGGACGAAGCGAACTGATCCGAAGCCTGGGCTTGAGCTACGCCACAGTGGAAGAACGTGGCATCTTCCTGCCCGTGCGCGAAGCCCAATGCCGCTACGTCGCTCCGGCCCGATACGACCAGATCGTCCAAATCCGGACCGAACTGGCCGGACAAGGCCGAGCCAGCCTGTCCTTTGCCTACGCCATCATGGACGAAAACAAGACCGCGATCCTGACCAGGGGCACGACCCAGCACGCCGTGGTCGACGCCTCCGGCAAGCCGACCCGCGTCCCGGCGTGGTTAACCGCCATGTTCGGATAAACCATGATCGACTGCCACGCGCATGTTTTCCCGCCCAAGGTCGGGGCCAAGCTCATGGCCTCCATCGGGAGGGAATTCGGCAGGACGCCAGCGGGGGACGGTTCCGTGGGCGACCTGCTGACGCGCCTGGACCGAGCGGGCCTCGCGCGGGCCATTTGTCACACGGCGGCCCTGCGCCCCGACCAAATGATCCCGGCCAACACATGGATGATCAGTCTGGGCCGCGACCATCCCCAGCTCGTGCCCTTCGGCACGATCCATCCCGGACATCCCGACTGGAAAGGCCAACTGGACCGCCTGGAACGGCACGGAATCCTCGGAATCAAGCTCCACCCGGATTTGACCGGCATCCCGTTGGACGCGGACTCGTGGCGACCCATCTGGGAAACAATCCAGGGCCGATTCCTGGTCGTGCTGCACATGGGCGGCACGGGACCGGGCCAACCGACCCTGTCCAGACCCAGGGCACTGGCCCGCGTCATGGACGAGTTCCCCCGTCTGGAGTACATCGCCGCCCATTTGGGCGGGTTGTTCTGGTGGGAAGAAGCGCTGCGGGAACTGGCGGGGCGCCCCCTGTACCTGGACACAGCCGGCTGTCCCGAAGCCATCCCGCCGGAAATCTTCAACGCCATCCTAAAGCGGCACGATCCCGGGCGCATCCTTTTTGGCAGTGACTATCCCCTCTTTTCTCCCGAGCAGGAGCTCGCGGCCCTGGGCCGGCTGCTCGCGGACGGGCCGGTCGCCCTGGACACGATCTTGGGCAATGGCGAGCGTCTGGTCCGCAGTCTGGACGACCAGCATAAACATGCCGGCGCGCCGCGCCAGCATTGACTTTTCTTGACGGCAAGTCCAAATTCCAATACCCGCGTGTTTTTATTTGGCGCGACTACTCTCACACGGAGACCTTCCTTGACACAAGATCAAACCAATACCCCCAACGAAAAGCAACTGCTGCGACACCGCAAGGAAAAAGCGCAGTTTCTGCTGGACGCGGGTATTCCCCTCTATCCAAACGATTTTCGCCGTACCGCCGAAATTGGTGACGTTCTGGACATACATGGCTCCAAAACCGAGGACGAACTGCTCCAGGACGACATCACCTTCGCGGTCTGTGGGCGGATCATGGCCCACCGCTCCTTTGGCAAGGCGACTTTTTTTCATATTCAGGACGTCTCCGGCCGCATTCAGGTCTATGCCCAACGCGACGACCTGGGAGCGGAAGCCTATACCGTTTTCAAAAAATTCGAAATCGGAGACATTGTCGGAGTCACCGGAACCCTGTTTCGGACCAAGACCGGAGAACTGACCATCAAATCAGCCTCGGTTCGTCTCCTATCCAAATCCATGCGCCCCCTGCCGGAAAAATATCATGGGCTCAAGGATGTCGAAACCCGTTACCGCCAGCGCTATGTGGATCTTCTGGTCAATGACCGGGCCAAAGAAATTTTCCGCAAGCGCACGGCCATTGTGCAGTTCATCCGCACGTTTCTGAATGAACGCCGCTTCATGGAAGTGGAAACCCCCATGATGCAGCCCATCGCGGGCGGCGCCACGGCCAAGCCGTTCAAAACCCACCATAACGCCCTGGACATGGAACTGTTCCTGCGCATCGCGCCGGAACTCTACCTCAAACGGCTCCTGGTGGGAGGATTTGACCGGGTCTATGAAATCAATCGCAATTTCCGCAATGAAGGCATTGACACCAGGCATAACCCGGAATTCACCATGATTGAATTCTACTGGGCCTACGCCACCTTCGTCGACTTGATGGATTTGACCCAGGATATGTTCAGCAGTCTGGCCCAAGCCGTGAACGGAACCCCTCTCGTGGAATACCAGGGCGACATCATCGACCTGAAGAATGGCTGGGTGCGCATGCCGTTCCATGAATCCCTGGAAAAAATCGGCGGCGTCTCCCCGGAAATCTATTTGGATTACGACAAGTGCAAGGATTTGGCCCTGAAACTCGGGGAAGCCGTGCAGAAAGACGAAAAACTCGGCAAGCTCCAGGCCAAGGTGTTCGACAACCTAGTCGAGCCCAAGCTCATCCAACCGCATTTCATCTACCATTACCCGACGGACATCTCGCCCCTTTCGCGCAAAAACGACGAAAATCCCGAAATCACGGACCGATTCGAGCTCTTCATCTGCGGTCAGGAAATGGCCAATGCCTTTTCGGAGCTGAACGATCCCTATGATCAAAAAAACCGATTCGAGGAACAGGTACGGGAAAAAGCGGCCGGAGACGACGAGGCCCACGCCATGGACGAGGACTACATCCGCGCCCTGGAATACGGCATGCCCCCGGCCGCGGGACAAGGCATCGGCATCGACCGGCTGGTCATGCTGCTGACGGACTCTCCTTCCATCCGGGAAGTCATCCTTTTCCCATTGCTGCGTCCGGAAATCGCCTCCTAGCCCGACCCATGGGCCACGCAACGTTTTCCAGGGCTCCAACACACACGGCGAGTCACCATGCACTTTGAACTCTTTGTTTCGTTGCGCTATCTTTTGGCACGCCGCAAACAAGCCTTTATTTCCGTCATCTCCCTGATCTCGGTGTTGGGCGTGGCCATTGGCGTGGCCTCGCTGATTGTTGTCCTGGGAGTCATGAACGGATTCAGTGAAAATCTCCGGGACAAAATCCTGGGCATCAATTCCCACCTCATCCTGGGCAGTCTCAAACAAACCATTCCCGATTATGACAGACTGGTGCGCAGGAGCCTCGCGACGGAAGGCATCGCCGCGGCCACGCCCTTCATCTACTACGAAGCCATGCTCTCCACGCCGAGCGGCGTGAAAGGCGTGATTTTACGAGGTATAGATCCCCAAAGCGCGGGCACGGTCCTGACCGTGGAAAAGGACCTGATACTCGGCTCCTTGGCCGACCTGGATCGATCCACGGAAGAGCCGGGCATTGTCATCGGCAAGGAGTTGGCCACCCGCCTCGGACTGACCCTGGGCGACCGCGCCAGTCTCCTCTCGCCCAGCGGCAAAAAATCCGCAGCCGGATTTTCCCCCAAGATCATGTTCTTCACCGTGGTCGGGGTTTTCCACTCGGGCATGTACGAGTATGATTCATCCCTGGCCTTCGTGTCCATCCCGGCCGCCCAGAAGGTGCTGGGTTTCGAAACAGACGTGGTCACGGGCATCGAGTACAAAGTCACCGACATCGACAACGTGCAACACATTGGTGATCTCCTGGTCCGCAGCCTGGGTGGCTTTCCGTACTATTCGCGCAACTGGATCGAAATGAACCAAAATCTGTTTTCGGCGTTGAAGCTGGAAAAAACCGCCATGGCCGTCATCCTGATCATGATCGTGCTGGTGGGCTCCTTTTCCATCATCACCACCCTGGTCATGATGGTCATGGAAAAAACCAAGGACATCGCGGTTCTCATGGCCCTGGGCGCGACTCCCACGCAAATTCGCAATATCTTTATCCTTCAGGGTACCCTCATCGGAGCCGTGGGCACGGCCCTGGGCTTTGTCCTGGGATTGGGCGTCTGTTCCCTGCTCAAAAAATATCAATTCATCAAGCTGCCTTCCGATGTCTATTACCTGGATCATCTGCCCGTGAAAATCGAGCTCATGGACATTTCCTGCATCGGCCTCGCGGCCCTGGCCCTGTGCTTTCTGGCCACCCTCTATCCGGCGCGCCAAGCAGCCAGAATGCACCCCACCGAGGCGCTGCGCTATGAATGACCTTTACCGGCTGGAAAGAATCGCCAAGGAATACGAACAGGGCGAGGACACAGTAACCGTGCTCAAGGCCTTGGATCTGGTCGTGCGACCAGGAGATTCCCTGGCCATCGTCGGCGCGTCCGGCTCGGGAAAAAGCACGCTTCTGCAAATCATGGGCACCCTGGACGTGCCTTCGTCCGGTCACATTTTCTTCAAAAACGAGGACATCTCGACCCTCGGCTGGAAGGATCGGGCCGCCATTCGCAACCGGAATATCGGCTTTGTCTTCCAGTTCCACCACCTTCTGCCCGAGTTTTCGACCCGGGAAAACGTGGCCATGCCCGGAATCATCGGCGGCATGCGCCGCGCGGAAGCCCTGGACAAGGCCGACGCGGCCCTGCATCGCGTGGGGCTTGCGCACCGCCTCCATCACAGGGTAACCACCCTGTCCGGCGGCGAGCGGCAGAGAGCCGCCATCGCCAGGGCCATCCTGCTGGAGCCAGAAGTCATCCTCGCCGACGAACCCACGGGCAACCTTGACGAACGCACTGGCAGGGAAATCAATGAACTTTTGGTGCATCTGAACACGGATCAGGGCGTGACCCTGATCATTGTCACCCATAACGCCGAACTCGCCCAATGCATGCGGCGCACCTTGGAGCTTCGTTCCGGAGAATTGTATGAATCATAAAGTTTTTCCGCTTCTGCTAATCTTCTTTTCCCTGTTCCTGACCACGTCGGCGCGGGCGGAAGAAAAGTCCAAGGTGATCATCTTGCCTTTTGCCATCAACGCGGGCCCGGATCTGGCATACTTGGAGGATGACCTCCCCAAGCTTCTGGAAAAACGCCTGGCCGACATGGGAATCG from Deltaproteobacteria bacterium encodes the following:
- a CDS encoding acyl-CoA thioesterase, with the protein product MGVVYYANYLHMFERGRSELIRSLGLSYATVEERGIFLPVREAQCRYVAPARYDQIVQIRTELAGQGRASLSFAYAIMDENKTAILTRGTTQHAVVDASGKPTRVPAWLTAMFG
- a CDS encoding amidohydrolase encodes the protein MIDCHAHVFPPKVGAKLMASIGREFGRTPAGDGSVGDLLTRLDRAGLARAICHTAALRPDQMIPANTWMISLGRDHPQLVPFGTIHPGHPDWKGQLDRLERHGILGIKLHPDLTGIPLDADSWRPIWETIQGRFLVVLHMGGTGPGQPTLSRPRALARVMDEFPRLEYIAAHLGGLFWWEEALRELAGRPLYLDTAGCPEAIPPEIFNAILKRHDPGRILFGSDYPLFSPEQELAALGRLLADGPVALDTILGNGERLVRSLDDQHKHAGAPRQH
- the lysS gene encoding lysine--tRNA ligase, which gives rise to MTQDQTNTPNEKQLLRHRKEKAQFLLDAGIPLYPNDFRRTAEIGDVLDIHGSKTEDELLQDDITFAVCGRIMAHRSFGKATFFHIQDVSGRIQVYAQRDDLGAEAYTVFKKFEIGDIVGVTGTLFRTKTGELTIKSASVRLLSKSMRPLPEKYHGLKDVETRYRQRYVDLLVNDRAKEIFRKRTAIVQFIRTFLNERRFMEVETPMMQPIAGGATAKPFKTHHNALDMELFLRIAPELYLKRLLVGGFDRVYEINRNFRNEGIDTRHNPEFTMIEFYWAYATFVDLMDLTQDMFSSLAQAVNGTPLVEYQGDIIDLKNGWVRMPFHESLEKIGGVSPEIYLDYDKCKDLALKLGEAVQKDEKLGKLQAKVFDNLVEPKLIQPHFIYHYPTDISPLSRKNDENPEITDRFELFICGQEMANAFSELNDPYDQKNRFEEQVREKAAGDDEAHAMDEDYIRALEYGMPPAAGQGIGIDRLVMLLTDSPSIREVILFPLLRPEIAS
- a CDS encoding lipoprotein-releasing ABC transporter permease subunit; protein product: MHFELFVSLRYLLARRKQAFISVISLISVLGVAIGVASLIVVLGVMNGFSENLRDKILGINSHLILGSLKQTIPDYDRLVRRSLATEGIAAATPFIYYEAMLSTPSGVKGVILRGIDPQSAGTVLTVEKDLILGSLADLDRSTEEPGIVIGKELATRLGLTLGDRASLLSPSGKKSAAGFSPKIMFFTVVGVFHSGMYEYDSSLAFVSIPAAQKVLGFETDVVTGIEYKVTDIDNVQHIGDLLVRSLGGFPYYSRNWIEMNQNLFSALKLEKTAMAVILIMIVLVGSFSIITTLVMMVMEKTKDIAVLMALGATPTQIRNIFILQGTLIGAVGTALGFVLGLGVCSLLKKYQFIKLPSDVYYLDHLPVKIELMDISCIGLAALALCFLATLYPARQAARMHPTEALRYE
- a CDS encoding ABC transporter ATP-binding protein is translated as MNDLYRLERIAKEYEQGEDTVTVLKALDLVVRPGDSLAIVGASGSGKSTLLQIMGTLDVPSSGHIFFKNEDISTLGWKDRAAIRNRNIGFVFQFHHLLPEFSTRENVAMPGIIGGMRRAEALDKADAALHRVGLAHRLHHRVTTLSGGERQRAAIARAILLEPEVILADEPTGNLDERTGREINELLVHLNTDQGVTLIIVTHNAELAQCMRRTLELRSGELYES